The following are encoded together in the Acidobacteriota bacterium genome:
- a CDS encoding CRTAC1 family protein codes for MRLLALSATAAAILGCAVEEGASEPPAAPSTDAAVAGGARFIDVTAETGLDFVHATGSAGTFPMPAIMGGGVAAFDADGDGLLDLYFPNAGSEIAGEAGRNRFYLQRPRGRFVDASAGSGLDNPGFGMGAAVGDVDNDGDLDLYVTNFGPDVLYRNEGGGRFVDASGELAVATPGWSTSAVFFDADLDGWLDLYVTRYVQWHEARECQVQGGRVDYCGPQQFEGEADVFYRNEGGRRFVDRSRDAGVSPIEDAGLGVVAADLDEDGLPDVYVANDADPNQLWINRGDGVFEDDAVLLGAAYNRFGVGEAGMGIALGDIDGDRDVDLFLSHLIEETNTLYVNLGGTPGATDGFEDRAAEAGLAAASTPYTGFGTAFFDADNDGDLDLAVVNGAVKQRPETLSDRDDWFWQGYAEPNLLMLGDGAGAFADASAASGDFGTALDVSRGLVPFDLEGDGDLDLLVSNLEGPARVYRNETITEAATGTAGWMRLRVVDPDRRRTVFGASVVAWIDGRPVRRLVLPVGGYLTGGETPLHIGLGDAIGVERFEVTWPGGEVETFDGTASGNEVTLLRGAGR; via the coding sequence ATGCGTCTCCTCGCTTTGTCCGCGACCGCGGCCGCGATCCTCGGTTGCGCGGTGGAGGAAGGCGCTTCGGAACCGCCGGCCGCGCCGTCGACGGACGCCGCGGTCGCGGGAGGTGCGCGATTTATCGACGTGACGGCCGAAACCGGCCTCGACTTCGTCCACGCTACCGGCTCGGCCGGGACGTTCCCGATGCCGGCCATTATGGGCGGCGGCGTCGCGGCGTTCGATGCGGACGGCGACGGCCTGCTCGACCTCTACTTCCCGAACGCGGGCAGCGAGATCGCCGGCGAGGCGGGGCGCAACCGCTTCTACCTGCAGCGGCCGCGCGGCCGTTTCGTCGACGCCAGCGCGGGTTCGGGTCTGGACAATCCTGGTTTCGGGATGGGCGCGGCCGTCGGAGATGTCGACAACGACGGCGATCTCGACCTGTACGTGACGAACTTCGGGCCCGATGTGCTCTACCGGAACGAGGGCGGCGGCCGGTTCGTCGATGCGTCGGGGGAGCTAGCTGTTGCGACGCCCGGCTGGTCGACCTCGGCCGTGTTCTTCGACGCCGATCTCGACGGCTGGCTGGACCTCTACGTCACCCGCTACGTTCAGTGGCACGAGGCGCGCGAGTGCCAGGTCCAGGGCGGGCGGGTCGACTACTGCGGCCCGCAGCAGTTCGAGGGCGAGGCGGATGTCTTCTACCGGAACGAGGGCGGCCGGCGCTTCGTTGATCGCAGCCGGGATGCGGGCGTTTCGCCGATCGAGGACGCGGGCCTGGGCGTCGTTGCCGCCGACCTCGACGAGGACGGACTGCCCGACGTCTACGTCGCCAACGACGCCGACCCGAACCAGCTCTGGATCAACCGCGGTGACGGCGTGTTCGAGGACGACGCGGTGCTGCTCGGCGCGGCCTACAATCGGTTCGGCGTGGGCGAGGCGGGAATGGGCATAGCACTGGGTGACATCGACGGCGACCGGGACGTGGACCTGTTCCTGAGCCACCTGATCGAGGAGACGAACACGCTGTACGTGAACCTGGGTGGAACACCGGGGGCGACGGACGGCTTCGAGGACCGGGCGGCCGAAGCCGGTCTGGCCGCGGCCAGCACGCCGTACACCGGCTTCGGGACGGCGTTCTTCGACGCCGACAACGACGGCGACCTCGACCTCGCCGTGGTCAACGGCGCGGTCAAGCAGCGGCCGGAGACGCTCTCGGACCGTGACGACTGGTTCTGGCAAGGCTACGCCGAGCCCAACCTGCTGATGCTCGGCGACGGTGCCGGCGCTTTCGCCGATGCCAGTGCGGCCTCGGGCGACTTCGGAACGGCGCTCGACGTGAGCCGAGGTCTGGTTCCCTTCGACCTGGAGGGTGACGGCGATCTGGACCTGCTGGTCAGCAACCTGGAGGGGCCGGCGCGCGTCTATCGCAACGAGACGATCACGGAGGCCGCGACGGGCACAGCGGGCTGGATGCGGCTTCGTGTCGTCGACCCAGACCGCCGGCGTACGGTGTTCGGCGCCTCGGTCGTCGCCTGGATCGACGGCCGGCCGGTTCGCCGCCTCGTGCTGCCCGTCGGCGGCTACCTGACCGGAGGCGAGACGCCGCTCCACATCGGCCTCGGCGACGCCATCGGCGTCGAGCGCTTCGAGGTGACCTGGCCCGGCGGCGAAGTCGAGACCTTCGACGGCACTGCGAGCGGCAACGAAGTGACACTCCTCCGTGGAGCAGGCCGATGA
- a CDS encoding response regulator transcription factor, with amino-acid sequence MTGQRLLLVEDEPSLARTLSDRLVAEGYDIEVAADGPSGQRMATDGGFDLVLLDVNLPGKNGFDVCRDLRQGGTSTPILMLTARNELVDRVLGLKLGADDYLAKPFETLELLARVEALLRRSQAGTPASPTAAESERGYRFGNVRVDFDRAQVWRTAEDGSESELACSALEYRLLRFLIEQRGQVHDRDRLLDEVWGYDATPTTRTVDVHVSSLRQKVEPNPGRPEFIVTVHGLGYRFDG; translated from the coding sequence ATGACCGGGCAACGCCTGCTCCTCGTCGAAGACGAACCGAGCCTCGCCCGCACACTGAGCGACCGACTGGTCGCCGAGGGCTACGACATCGAAGTCGCGGCCGACGGGCCATCGGGCCAGCGGATGGCGACCGACGGCGGCTTCGACCTCGTCCTGCTCGACGTCAATCTCCCGGGCAAGAACGGCTTCGACGTCTGTCGCGATCTGCGCCAGGGCGGCACTTCGACGCCGATTCTCATGCTCACCGCGCGCAACGAACTCGTCGACCGCGTTCTCGGCCTCAAGCTCGGTGCCGACGACTACCTAGCGAAGCCGTTCGAGACGTTGGAGTTGCTGGCGCGGGTCGAAGCGCTGCTGCGACGGAGTCAGGCCGGCACGCCAGCCTCGCCGACGGCGGCCGAAAGCGAACGCGGCTACCGCTTCGGCAACGTCCGCGTCGACTTCGACCGCGCCCAGGTGTGGCGAACAGCCGAAGACGGCAGCGAGTCCGAGCTCGCCTGCTCGGCGCTCGAGTACCGCCTGCTCAGGTTCCTGATCGAGCAACGCGGCCAGGTCCACGACCGGGACCGCCTGCTCGACGAGGTGTGGGGTTACGACGCGACGCCGACGACCCGCACCGTCGACGTGCACGTGTCGTCGTTGCGGCAGAAGGTGGAGCCGAATCCGGGCCGGCCGGAGTTCATCGTGACCGTGCATGGACTGGGCTACCGCTTCGACGGCTGA
- the gltX gene encoding glutamate--tRNA ligase codes for MSDLGHGTDTPVRVRVAPSPTGDPHVGTAYQALVNLAFARSRGGVFVLRIEDTDRARSSRESEAAILDALRWLGLDWDEGPYRQSERLDLYRSEVDRLLAAGSAYRCFCTRERLDEMRRENRAEQRFPGYDRRCRSLPVAESERRAAAGEPHTVRLAMPTEGECVMQDLLRGEIRREWELIDDQVILKADGYPTYHLACTVDDHEMAISHVIRGEEWINSLPKHLRLYEALGWEPPVFCHLPLLRNNDANRSKLSKRRNPTSITWFRDAGFLPEALLNFLGLMVSSRSEGEEKFSFEELANGFRFEDISLGGPVFDLDKLRWLNARYLREDYDAAGLAELVREWSMRKERLAEIAALAQPRLETLGDWGRLTNFLFVDAPEVEREKLAVKGLEEAQVAEALQFMLWTLEREQTFTAEIVQSHFRRLSEALGMSLRNLTRPFYVAMSGETSSLPLFQSMEILGPDLVRARIRRAIEALGGISGKRMKKLQKRFEELT; via the coding sequence ATGAGTGACTTGGGACACGGTACCGACACGCCGGTACGAGTGCGGGTAGCGCCGTCGCCGACCGGCGACCCCCACGTCGGCACCGCCTACCAGGCGCTGGTGAACCTCGCCTTCGCGCGCAGCCGCGGCGGCGTGTTCGTGCTGCGGATCGAGGACACGGACCGCGCCCGTTCGAGCCGCGAGTCGGAGGCGGCGATCCTCGACGCCCTTCGCTGGCTGGGTCTGGACTGGGACGAGGGACCGTACCGCCAGAGCGAGCGGCTGGACCTCTACCGCTCGGAGGTCGATCGCCTGCTCGCGGCGGGTAGCGCCTACCGTTGCTTCTGCACGCGGGAGCGGCTCGACGAGATGCGCCGGGAGAACCGCGCCGAGCAGCGCTTCCCGGGCTATGACCGCCGCTGTCGGAGCCTGCCGGTCGCCGAGTCCGAGCGCAGGGCCGCGGCGGGAGAGCCCCACACGGTCCGTCTGGCCATGCCGACCGAGGGCGAATGCGTCATGCAGGACCTCCTGCGCGGCGAGATCCGGCGCGAGTGGGAGCTGATCGACGACCAGGTCATCCTCAAGGCCGACGGCTACCCGACCTACCACCTCGCCTGCACCGTCGACGACCACGAGATGGCGATCAGCCACGTGATCCGCGGCGAGGAGTGGATCAACTCCCTGCCCAAGCACCTGCGGCTCTACGAGGCGCTGGGCTGGGAGCCGCCTGTGTTCTGCCACCTGCCGCTCCTGCGCAACAACGACGCGAACCGCTCCAAGCTCTCGAAGCGCCGCAACCCGACCTCGATCACCTGGTTCCGGGATGCCGGCTTCCTGCCCGAGGCGCTGCTCAACTTCCTGGGGTTGATGGTGTCCAGCCGGTCGGAGGGCGAAGAGAAGTTCAGCTTCGAGGAGCTCGCCAACGGCTTCCGGTTCGAGGACATCTCGCTCGGAGGTCCCGTCTTCGACCTCGACAAGCTGCGCTGGCTCAACGCCCGCTACCTGCGCGAGGACTACGATGCGGCGGGTCTCGCGGAACTCGTGCGCGAATGGTCCATGCGCAAGGAGCGCCTCGCCGAGATTGCCGCCCTGGCCCAGCCGCGCCTGGAGACCCTGGGCGACTGGGGACGGCTGACGAACTTCCTGTTCGTCGACGCGCCGGAGGTCGAGCGGGAGAAGCTGGCCGTCAAGGGTCTCGAAGAGGCCCAGGTCGCCGAGGCGCTCCAGTTCATGCTGTGGACGCTGGAGCGCGAGCAGACCTTCACCGCCGAGATCGTCCAGAGCCACTTCAGGCGCCTGTCGGAAGCGCTCGGCATGAGCCTGCGGAACCTGACCCGGCCCTTCTACGTCGCCATGTCCGGCGAGACGTCCTCGCTGCCGCTGTTTCAGTCGATGGAGATCCTCGGCCCGGACCTCGTGCGCGCCCGCATCCGCCGCGCCATCGAGGCGCTCGGCGGGATCTCCGGGAAGCGGATGAAGAAGCTGCAGAAGCGCTTCGAGGAGCTGACATAG
- a CDS encoding tetratricopeptide repeat protein gives MRSFAVPIGFVAVAASAAEPPSPDLTAVEPRVRAAIEKELATTTGEPDSPAAWGRLAMTLHAHQFDEEAAAAYAEASRLAPGDFRWIYLRANVEEARDPAAAAMLFRQAVELDPNYAPARIRLASALEKIGRAADADEHYRKAARLEPDNAVAHLGLGRLALARGEVDQALRHLERAYELSPETQAVVAMLSRARHRAGDRDGARRLAQAARDLPPLLHQRDSRRAQVDLLAVDSESFLRRSRTYRETGQLQASLGELRRLIELEPGNAQAHFAAAGVHDRMNRPREAAAAARRALELDPDLAGGRAVLAGALFKLGEFGEADAEAERVLAEDPADIHMLLVTTMLAMRENDVARALARLDRAAAAGVSDNRMRDLMVQLQLELADALGGAGFYDDAARRVEQVIEALERGGASDSELRLHRRRLAQYRERARG, from the coding sequence ATGAGGAGCTTCGCCGTGCCCATTGGCTTCGTCGCCGTCGCTGCTTCCGCCGCCGAACCTCCGTCCCCCGATCTCACCGCCGTCGAACCCCGCGTGCGCGCCGCCATCGAGAAGGAACTCGCCACCACCACCGGCGAGCCCGACTCTCCCGCCGCCTGGGGCCGCCTCGCCATGACGCTCCACGCCCACCAGTTCGACGAGGAGGCCGCAGCCGCGTACGCCGAGGCCTCGCGGCTGGCGCCCGGCGACTTCCGCTGGATCTACCTGCGAGCGAACGTGGAAGAGGCGCGCGATCCGGCGGCGGCGGCGATGCTCTTCCGTCAGGCGGTCGAACTCGACCCCAACTACGCGCCGGCCCGCATCCGACTCGCCTCCGCCCTCGAGAAGATCGGCCGCGCCGCCGACGCTGACGAGCACTACCGGAAAGCCGCGCGTCTCGAACCCGACAACGCGGTCGCGCACCTCGGCCTCGGCCGGCTCGCCCTCGCACGCGGCGAGGTCGATCAGGCCCTTCGCCACCTCGAGCGGGCCTACGAGCTGAGCCCCGAGACCCAGGCCGTCGTCGCCATGCTGTCGCGCGCCCGGCACCGCGCAGGCGACCGCGACGGGGCGAGGCGTCTCGCCCAGGCGGCGCGCGACCTGCCGCCGCTGCTCCACCAGCGCGATTCGCGCCGCGCCCAGGTCGACCTGCTGGCCGTGGACTCGGAGAGCTTCCTGCGCCGGAGCAGGACCTACCGGGAGACGGGGCAGTTGCAGGCTTCCCTCGGAGAGCTCCGGCGGCTGATCGAACTGGAACCCGGCAATGCCCAGGCGCACTTCGCCGCGGCCGGGGTCCACGACCGGATGAACCGGCCGAGGGAGGCCGCCGCGGCCGCGCGGCGGGCCCTCGAACTCGACCCCGATCTGGCGGGCGGGCGAGCCGTGCTGGCGGGCGCCCTGTTCAAGCTCGGAGAGTTCGGGGAGGCGGATGCCGAGGCCGAGCGGGTCCTTGCCGAAGATCCGGCCGATATCCACATGCTGCTCGTCACGACCATGCTGGCGATGCGGGAGAACGACGTGGCCCGGGCTCTCGCGCGGCTCGACCGCGCGGCCGCGGCAGGTGTTTCGGACAACCGGATGCGGGACCTGATGGTCCAGCTCCAGCTCGAGCTGGCCGACGCTCTGGGAGGTGCAGGCTTCTACGACGACGCGGCGCGCCGCGTCGAGCAGGTGATCGAAGCGCTGGAGCGGGGCGGGGCCAGCGACAGCGAATTGCGGCTCCACCGGCGCCGGCTTGCGCAGTACCGGGAAAGGGCACGCGGATGA
- a CDS encoding glutamine--tRNA ligase/YqeY domain fusion protein, which yields MPDDSSTSRPLDFIRERVRADVAASKHGGKVVTRFPPEPNGYLHIGHAKAICLDFGVAEEYGGHCNLRFDDTNPTAEDTEYVEAIERDVRWLGFDWGGEALYASDYFDQLYEWAVELIRKGKAYVCSLSPEEARAYRGRWNEPGRESPYRDRSVEENLDLFERMKNGEFANETHTLRAKIDMSSSNMNLRDPVLYRILHAEHHRTGSRWCIYPMYDWAHGQSDAIEGVTHSLCTLEFEDHRPLYDWFLDHIDGIHMPQQIEFARLNLTYTLTSKRKLRRLIDEGLVDGWDDPRMPTLTALRRRGCPPEAIRDLCARVGLTKNDSVVDLSQLEFAIRNELNRTAPRTMAVLRPLRVVIENYPDDLVEELEAINNPEDASAGTRKVPFSRVLYIERDDFRRDPPRKFFRLAPGREVRLRYAYFITCTDVIEDDDGNVVELRCTYDPATRGGDAPDGRKVKATLHWVSAAHAIPAEVRLYDRLFNHPNPAGAPGEIEEHLNPGSLEVLTDCRLEPSLAGAEIGDRVQFERLGYFCVDADSAPGAPVFNRTVTLRDTWAKIERAQKAAERG from the coding sequence ATGCCCGACGATTCCAGCACTTCCAGGCCCCTCGACTTCATCCGCGAGCGCGTGCGGGCCGACGTCGCCGCGAGCAAGCACGGCGGCAAGGTCGTCACACGCTTTCCTCCAGAGCCGAACGGCTACCTGCACATCGGCCACGCGAAAGCGATCTGCCTCGACTTCGGCGTCGCCGAAGAGTACGGCGGCCACTGCAACCTCCGCTTCGACGACACGAACCCGACCGCGGAGGACACCGAGTACGTCGAGGCCATCGAGCGCGACGTGCGCTGGCTCGGTTTCGACTGGGGCGGCGAGGCGCTCTACGCCTCGGACTACTTCGACCAGCTCTACGAGTGGGCGGTCGAGCTGATCCGAAAGGGCAAGGCCTACGTCTGCAGCCTGAGTCCGGAGGAGGCGCGCGCCTACCGCGGGCGCTGGAACGAGCCGGGCCGCGAGAGCCCCTACCGCGACCGCTCGGTGGAAGAGAACCTCGACCTTTTCGAGCGGATGAAGAACGGCGAGTTCGCGAACGAAACGCACACACTGCGCGCGAAGATCGACATGTCCTCGTCGAACATGAACCTGCGCGACCCGGTGCTCTACCGGATCCTGCACGCGGAGCACCACCGCACGGGCTCCAGGTGGTGCATCTACCCGATGTACGACTGGGCCCACGGCCAGTCCGACGCGATCGAGGGCGTGACCCACTCTCTGTGCACCCTCGAGTTCGAGGACCATCGGCCGCTCTACGACTGGTTCCTCGACCACATCGACGGCATCCACATGCCGCAGCAGATCGAGTTCGCCCGCCTCAACCTGACCTACACCCTGACCTCCAAGCGCAAGCTGAGGCGGTTGATCGACGAAGGCCTGGTCGACGGCTGGGACGATCCCCGCATGCCCACCCTGACCGCGCTCCGCCGCCGCGGTTGTCCGCCCGAGGCGATCCGCGACCTCTGCGCGCGCGTCGGCCTGACCAAGAACGATTCGGTCGTCGACCTCAGCCAGCTCGAGTTCGCGATCCGCAACGAGCTGAACCGCACCGCGCCGCGGACGATGGCCGTGCTGCGGCCGCTCAGGGTGGTGATCGAGAACTACCCCGACGACCTCGTCGAGGAACTCGAAGCGATCAACAACCCGGAAGACGCTTCGGCCGGCACCCGCAAGGTGCCCTTCTCCAGGGTGCTCTACATCGAGCGGGACGACTTTCGGCGCGACCCGCCGCGGAAGTTCTTCCGGCTCGCGCCGGGCCGGGAAGTGCGGCTCCGCTACGCCTACTTCATCACCTGCACCGACGTGATCGAGGACGACGACGGCAACGTCGTCGAACTCCGCTGCACCTACGATCCGGCGACCCGCGGCGGCGACGCGCCGGACGGCCGCAAAGTCAAGGCGACCCTGCACTGGGTGTCGGCGGCGCACGCGATCCCGGCCGAAGTCCGCCTCTACGACCGGCTGTTCAACCACCCCAACCCGGCCGGCGCTCCCGGTGAGATCGAGGAGCACCTGAATCCGGGTTCGCTCGAGGTCCTGACCGACTGCCGCCTGGAGCCAAGCCTCGCCGGCGCTGAGATTGGCGACCGGGTCCAGTTCGAGCGGCTCGGCTACTTCTGCGTCGATGCGGACAGCGCGCCCGGGGCGCCGGTGTTCAACCGGACGGTGACGCTGCGCGACACCTGGGCGAAGATCGAGCGGGCGCAGAAGGCCGCGGAGCGAGGCTAA
- a CDS encoding HAMP domain-containing sensor histidine kinase, whose product MAVRRIRGRGQGSSDRWLLGIALLATVLLVALAVLQYHWTGQLSDAANRRMRANLEESSRLLANDIDSQLSELQLTLLRAATADRPRPARGEERSAPLADALSRMLQNWRENADFPAILDRTRIVLTDRRSTRGVFRLDEESGQFQAETDPDALDDLNGLLRRPGAPASRTDRLVMPIPARGRGGPPGPAGLIVATLSTTAIEQQMLPALIERHFGVTTEGAAPEYLVTVTDTTSSPPRLLYPLSGGRVASGEDAAAEPADIEFSAFRALGRDGRRRFGPAGRGRSERTEAQRAALGQPGGPWLVRITHRRGSLEAVTSAARRRNLYHSSGALFLIGVAFALVLVSARRARALAAQQVDFVAGVSHELNTPLQAIRSAGENLRAGIVHRSDDVRGYGEMIEREGRRLSRLVTQALQWAGIGRTSARRTTAEIDPGELLRTTVAESNWFLAENGVELELEGLDDLPLIPADREALITAFMNLLHNAAKYGRDADGNVRVRVDARYEAARRQVIVAVTDHGPGIPRAEQRHIFEPFVRGRAATEGTQPGSGLGLSLARNTIKEHGGSITLDSEPGRTTFRVSLPAGAS is encoded by the coding sequence ATGGCTGTTCGCCGCATCAGAGGCCGCGGGCAGGGTTCTAGCGACCGCTGGTTGCTTGGCATAGCCCTGCTCGCCACTGTCCTCCTGGTGGCGCTGGCGGTGCTCCAGTACCACTGGACCGGCCAACTCAGCGATGCCGCGAATCGGCGGATGCGGGCGAACCTGGAGGAGTCGAGCCGCCTGCTCGCCAACGACATCGACAGCCAGCTCTCGGAACTCCAGCTGACCCTCCTGCGAGCGGCAACCGCCGATCGTCCGCGGCCGGCCCGCGGCGAAGAACGATCAGCACCGCTCGCCGACGCGCTCTCACGGATGCTCCAGAACTGGCGTGAAAACGCCGACTTTCCGGCCATCCTCGACCGGACGCGAATCGTTCTGACGGACCGCCGATCCACTCGCGGCGTCTTCCGGTTGGACGAGGAAAGCGGCCAATTCCAGGCCGAGACGGATCCCGACGCCCTCGACGACCTGAACGGTCTCCTGCGCCGGCCTGGCGCTCCGGCGTCGCGGACCGATCGGCTCGTCATGCCGATTCCGGCCCGCGGGCGGGGCGGGCCGCCCGGTCCGGCGGGCCTGATCGTGGCGACTCTCAGCACCACGGCCATCGAGCAACAGATGCTGCCGGCGCTGATCGAACGGCACTTCGGCGTCACGACGGAGGGCGCCGCACCCGAGTACCTGGTCACGGTGACCGACACGACGAGTTCCCCGCCGCGGCTCTTGTATCCGCTCTCCGGCGGCCGGGTCGCGAGCGGCGAGGATGCCGCGGCAGAACCGGCAGACATCGAGTTCTCAGCCTTCCGGGCACTGGGACGAGACGGGCGCAGGCGCTTCGGGCCCGCCGGCCGGGGCCGAAGCGAGCGAACCGAAGCCCAGCGAGCGGCGCTCGGGCAGCCCGGCGGGCCCTGGCTGGTGCGCATCACGCACCGCAGAGGGTCGCTTGAAGCCGTGACCAGCGCGGCACGACGGCGCAACCTCTACCACAGCTCCGGCGCCCTGTTCCTGATCGGCGTCGCCTTCGCCCTGGTCCTGGTGTCCGCCCGCCGCGCCCGGGCCCTGGCGGCTCAGCAGGTCGACTTCGTGGCCGGCGTCTCCCATGAGTTGAACACGCCGCTTCAGGCGATCCGTTCGGCGGGCGAGAACCTGCGCGCCGGGATCGTCCACAGGTCCGACGACGTCCGCGGCTACGGCGAGATGATCGAACGCGAGGGGCGCCGATTGTCCCGGCTTGTCACACAGGCGCTTCAGTGGGCGGGCATCGGCCGGACTTCGGCACGGAGAACGACTGCCGAGATCGACCCCGGCGAACTGCTCCGTACGACAGTGGCCGAATCGAACTGGTTTCTGGCGGAGAACGGCGTCGAACTCGAGCTCGAAGGGCTGGACGATCTGCCCTTGATCCCGGCCGACCGCGAGGCCCTGATCACGGCCTTCATGAATCTCCTGCACAACGCGGCCAAGTACGGCAGGGACGCGGACGGCAACGTGCGGGTGCGCGTCGACGCGAGATACGAGGCCGCCCGGCGGCAGGTGATCGTCGCCGTCACCGACCATGGGCCCGGCATCCCGAGGGCGGAGCAGCGGCACATCTTCGAGCCGTTCGTCCGCGGCAGGGCCGCAACCGAGGGCACTCAGCCGGGCTCCGGCCTGGGCCTGAGCCTCGCGCGCAACACGATCAAGGAGCACGGTGGCTCGATCACCCTGGACAGCGAGCCCGGTCGCACGACGTTCCGCGTCTCGCTGCCGGCGGGCGCTTCATGA
- a CDS encoding Spy/CpxP family protein refolding chaperone, with translation MKTSLNRSIRIARILLPALLVGAATAFVAAQEGDGPHSKRGARGDFAEREAERMARVLQLTEDQMEEWRRLREEHEASVRPLMRQMRDITERLETEANLDNPDPAVVGQLELDRRAVARQLRDSRVQAHEDATRLLDRDQQIRWEALQENGRGGFRGLFGPGGRGPRPRN, from the coding sequence ATGAAGACATCCCTGAACCGTTCGATCCGGATCGCCCGCATCCTGCTCCCCGCTCTTCTCGTCGGGGCCGCGACCGCGTTCGTGGCAGCCCAGGAAGGCGACGGCCCCCACTCCAAGCGAGGCGCCCGCGGAGACTTCGCGGAGCGGGAGGCCGAGCGCATGGCTCGGGTGCTCCAGTTGACGGAGGACCAGATGGAAGAGTGGCGTCGCCTGCGCGAGGAGCACGAAGCGAGCGTGCGGCCTCTGATGCGTCAGATGCGCGACATCACGGAACGCCTGGAGACCGAGGCGAACCTCGACAACCCCGATCCGGCCGTCGTCGGTCAGTTGGAGCTCGACCGTCGTGCGGTGGCGCGTCAACTGAGAGATTCGAGGGTTCAGGCTCACGAGGATGCGACGCGGTTACTAGACCGTGACCAGCAGATCCGCTGGGAGGCTCTGCAGGAGAACGGTCGCGGCGGCTTCCGGGGGCTCTTCGGCCCTGGCGGCCGCGGTCCCCGTCCGCGGAACTAG
- a CDS encoding NAD(P)-dependent oxidoreductase, whose translation MADVAFVGLGVMGYPMAGHLAAAGHEVTVFNRTAAKADQWVGAHGGRSAPTPSEAAAGAEFVFCCVGNDDDVRAVTLEPGGALEGMAEDSVLVDHTTASARLARELASACEEKGCGFLDAPVSGGQAGAENGALTVMCGGEPDVFKRVNAVIDCYSRAVTLLGPAGSGQLTKAVNQLCIAGIVQGLSEGIHFAEKAGLDPLAVIGAISTGAAGSWQMDNRAETMVQGKFDYGFAVQWMRKDLGIALEEARRNGAHLPLAALVDQFYSEVAALGGLRWDTSSLVVRLRAMSEGGANS comes from the coding sequence ATGGCAGACGTTGCGTTCGTCGGACTCGGAGTCATGGGCTATCCGATGGCTGGTCACCTGGCGGCCGCCGGTCACGAAGTCACTGTGTTCAACCGCACCGCGGCGAAGGCGGATCAGTGGGTCGGAGCGCACGGAGGCAGGAGCGCCCCGACCCCGTCCGAGGCGGCAGCCGGCGCCGAGTTCGTCTTCTGTTGCGTTGGCAACGACGACGACGTGCGGGCGGTCACTCTGGAACCGGGCGGCGCCCTCGAGGGCATGGCCGAGGACAGCGTGCTCGTCGACCACACGACTGCGTCGGCGCGACTCGCCCGGGAACTCGCCAGCGCCTGCGAGGAGAAGGGCTGCGGTTTCCTCGACGCGCCGGTCTCGGGCGGCCAGGCCGGCGCCGAGAACGGGGCGCTGACCGTCATGTGCGGCGGCGAACCGGACGTCTTCAAGCGCGTGAACGCGGTCATCGACTGCTACAGCCGGGCGGTCACCCTGCTCGGCCCCGCCGGCAGCGGCCAGTTGACGAAGGCGGTCAACCAGCTCTGCATCGCCGGCATCGTCCAGGGCCTCTCCGAGGGAATCCACTTCGCGGAGAAGGCCGGTCTCGACCCGCTCGCAGTGATCGGCGCCATCTCGACCGGCGCCGCGGGGTCCTGGCAGATGGACAATCGTGCCGAGACGATGGTCCAGGGCAAGTTCGACTACGGCTTCGCGGTCCAGTGGATGCGCAAGGACCTCGGCATCGCGCTGGAGGAGGCGCGCCGGAATGGAGCGCACCTGCCCCTGGCTGCGCTGGTCGACCAGTTCTACAGCGAGGTCGCCGCGCTCGGCGGCTTGCGCTGGGACACGTCGAGCCTGGTCGTGCGGCTGCGGGCGATGAGCGAGGGCGGGGCGAACTCCTAG